A genome region from Ottowia testudinis includes the following:
- the nusB gene encoding transcription antitermination factor NusB produces MSTAPKPASPGTRKSSTKPPRSRAREFALQGLYQHFVGDNDVAVIDVFTRELQGFAKADSVHYDALLHGCIELKDDLDALIVPLLDRELGQISPIEHGCMWIGAYEFLKCPDVPWRVVLNECIELAKDFGGTDGHKYVNAVLNGLAPQLRPHEVEADRARLR; encoded by the coding sequence ATGAGCACCGCGCCCAAACCCGCCAGCCCCGGCACGCGCAAGTCGTCCACCAAGCCGCCACGCTCGCGCGCGCGCGAATTCGCGCTGCAGGGGCTGTACCAGCACTTCGTTGGCGACAACGACGTCGCCGTGATCGATGTCTTCACGCGCGAGCTGCAAGGCTTTGCCAAGGCCGATTCGGTGCATTACGACGCGCTGCTGCACGGCTGCATCGAGCTGAAGGACGACCTGGACGCGCTGATCGTGCCGCTGCTTGACCGCGAGCTGGGGCAAATCTCGCCCATTGAGCACGGCTGCATGTGGATCGGCGCGTATGAGTTTTTGAAGTGCCCCGACGTGCCCTGGCGCGTGGTACTGAACGAATGCATCGAGCTGGCCAAGGACTTTGGCGGCACCGACGGCCACAAGTACGTCAACGCGGTGCTGAACGGCCTGGCGCCCCAGCTGCGGCCGCATGAGGTCGAGGCCGACCGCGCCAGGCTGCGCTGA
- the ribH gene encoding 6,7-dimethyl-8-ribityllumazine synthase produces MLGADQGQAPPLDGRQLRVGIVQARFNEGVTNALHSACLAELTALGVRPENITHLTVPGALEVPSALQWLTQRGNLDALVALGCIVRGETYHFELVANESGAGVTRVALDSGLPIANAILTTENMAQAVARQVEKGRDAARVAVEMALLKEQLA; encoded by the coding sequence ATGCTCGGCGCTGACCAGGGACAAGCCCCGCCGCTCGACGGCCGCCAACTGCGCGTTGGCATCGTGCAGGCGCGCTTCAACGAAGGCGTGACCAACGCACTGCACTCGGCCTGCCTCGCCGAACTGACGGCGCTGGGCGTGCGGCCCGAAAACATCACCCACCTTACCGTGCCCGGCGCGTTGGAAGTGCCCAGCGCGCTGCAATGGCTGACGCAGCGCGGCAACCTCGATGCGCTGGTGGCACTGGGTTGCATCGTCCGCGGCGAGACGTATCACTTCGAGCTGGTGGCCAACGAATCGGGCGCCGGCGTCACGCGCGTGGCGCTGGACAGCGGGCTGCCGATCGCCAACGCCATCCTCACCACCGAGAACATGGCCCAGGCCGTGGCCCGCCAGGTCGAGAAAGGCCGCGATGCCGCGCGCGTGGCGGTGGAGATGGCGCTGCTGAAGGAGCAACTCGCATGA
- the ribBA gene encoding bifunctional 3,4-dihydroxy-2-butanone-4-phosphate synthase/GTP cyclohydrolase II, giving the protein MNAPAPLAPTAISPVEDIVAELRAGRMVILVDEEDRENEGDLVLAADHVTPEAINFMARFGRGLICLTLTRERCERLALPPMVARNGTKMGTAFTVSIEAAEGVTTGISAADRARTVQAAVAPHAQATDLVQPGHIFPLQAVEGGVLMRAGHTEAGCDLAGMAGCSPAAVICEIMKDDGTMARLPDLQQFAAQHGLKIGTIADLIEHRSKHESLVEKAATRPLRTAHGEFVAHAYLDKPSGELHLALVMGQWAPGDAVPVRVHEPLSVLDALELERGMHSWSLHAALAHIQQVGRGVAVLLNCGEDAAQLLAQFKGTARAAHAPERGRMDLRSYGVGAQILRDLGVQRMQVMGTPRRLPSMAGGYGLEVVEYVNTAAR; this is encoded by the coding sequence ATGAACGCCCCCGCCCCCCTCGCGCCCACGGCCATTTCTCCGGTCGAGGACATCGTTGCCGAACTGCGCGCCGGCCGCATGGTGATTCTGGTCGATGAAGAAGACCGCGAGAACGAGGGCGACCTGGTGCTGGCCGCCGACCACGTCACGCCCGAGGCGATCAACTTCATGGCGCGCTTCGGCCGCGGCCTGATCTGCCTCACCCTCACGCGCGAGCGCTGCGAGCGCCTGGCGCTGCCGCCCATGGTGGCGCGCAACGGCACCAAGATGGGCACCGCCTTCACCGTCAGCATCGAGGCGGCCGAGGGCGTGACCACCGGCATCAGCGCCGCCGACCGCGCCCGCACCGTGCAGGCCGCCGTGGCGCCCCATGCCCAAGCCACCGATCTGGTGCAGCCGGGCCACATCTTTCCGTTGCAGGCGGTGGAAGGCGGCGTGCTGATGCGCGCCGGCCATACCGAAGCAGGGTGCGATCTGGCCGGCATGGCCGGCTGCAGCCCTGCCGCCGTGATCTGCGAGATCATGAAAGACGACGGCACCATGGCGCGCCTGCCCGATCTGCAGCAGTTCGCGGCGCAGCACGGTCTGAAGATCGGCACCATTGCCGACCTGATCGAGCACCGCAGCAAGCACGAATCGCTGGTCGAAAAAGCCGCCACCCGCCCGCTGCGCACCGCGCATGGCGAATTCGTCGCCCACGCCTACCTCGACAAGCCGAGCGGTGAGCTGCATCTGGCGCTGGTGATGGGCCAGTGGGCGCCGGGCGACGCGGTGCCGGTGCGCGTGCACGAGCCGCTGTCGGTGCTGGACGCGCTGGAGCTCGAGCGCGGCATGCATTCGTGGAGCCTGCACGCCGCGCTGGCGCACATCCAGCAGGTGGGCCGCGGCGTGGCCGTGCTGCTCAACTGCGGCGAGGACGCGGCCCAGTTGCTGGCGCAGTTCAAAGGTACGGCGCGCGCCGCCCACGCGCCCGAGCGAGGCCGCATGGATTTGCGCAGCTACGGCGTGGGCGCGCAAATCCTGCGCGATCTGGGCGTGCAGCGCATGCAGGTCATGGGCACGCCGCGCCGGCTGCCCAGCATGGCCGGCGGCTATGGCCTGGAGGTCGTCGAATACGTGAACACGGCGGCCCGATAA
- a CDS encoding AEC family transporter, whose product MNLDHPVASSLLPVVLLIGIGFVAGRLKLIRGEAVRDLSNLVFLVLVQALLFRSMATAHLERLDLTSVALYYVVAGAMFFALLFMRGLNSRSAVLALASIFSNTLMIGVPLVQLAYGEAALVNLFTLISMHALVLLTLATIVIELLVAREQAAAGQAAPRHIALTVAQAVKNAVLHPVPLPIIAGFLYSLTGWGLAPVVERPLKLLGDAFGPVALVLVGVTLAQTAIGRHLKGALVISALKTVVHPLLMWAAGRALGLSGLPLTVMVVAAALPVGANVFLFSQRYHKAEDLVTASVAVSTVMAVGTVSVVMGLLTRV is encoded by the coding sequence ATGAACCTCGACCACCCCGTTGCCTCGTCCCTGTTGCCCGTGGTGCTGCTCATCGGTATCGGCTTTGTCGCCGGGCGGCTGAAGCTGATTCGCGGCGAGGCGGTGCGCGATCTGTCGAACCTGGTGTTTCTGGTGCTGGTGCAGGCGCTGCTGTTTCGCAGCATGGCGACGGCGCACCTGGAGCGGCTGGATCTCACCTCGGTGGCGCTGTACTACGTCGTGGCCGGCGCGATGTTCTTCGCGCTGTTGTTCATGCGCGGGCTGAACAGCCGCTCGGCCGTGCTGGCGCTGGCCTCGATCTTCAGCAACACGCTGATGATCGGCGTGCCGCTGGTGCAGCTGGCTTATGGCGAGGCGGCGCTGGTGAATCTGTTCACGCTGATTTCTATGCACGCGCTGGTGCTGCTGACGCTGGCGACCATCGTGATCGAACTGCTGGTGGCGCGCGAGCAGGCCGCCGCCGGGCAGGCGGCGCCGCGCCATATCGCCTTGACCGTCGCGCAGGCGGTGAAGAACGCGGTGCTGCACCCGGTGCCGCTGCCGATCATCGCGGGCTTTCTGTATTCGCTGACCGGCTGGGGGCTGGCGCCGGTGGTCGAGCGGCCTTTGAAGCTGCTGGGCGACGCCTTCGGCCCGGTGGCGCTGGTGCTGGTGGGGGTGACGCTGGCGCAGACGGCGATTGGGCGGCATCTGAAGGGCGCGCTGGTGATCTCGGCGCTGAAGACGGTGGTGCACCCGCTGCTGATGTGGGCGGCGGGGCGCGCGCTGGGGCTGTCGGGGCTGCCGCTGACGGTGATGGTGGTGGCGGCCGCGTTGCCGGTGGGGGCGAACGTGTTTTTGTTTTCGCAGCGCTATCACAAGGCGGAGGATCTGGTGACGGCGAGTGTGGCGGTGTCGACGGTGATGGCGGTGGGGACGGTGTCGGTGGTGATGGGGTTGTTGACGAGGGTTTGA